The Oryza brachyantha chromosome 7, ObraRS2, whole genome shotgun sequence genomic interval GGACATGGCATGGCCCCGGATGGATACCAGATGATCTGAATGAAGGGCACCTTGACTACTACTACTGGTGCCTTGCTGTCATCTCATCTGTAAATTTCATCGTTTACGTCTATTTTGCCAGCAAATACAGGTTAAAGAAGGCTGTCATCCAAGTCTGAAGCTCTTTGTAAAGCTACCAATGAAGCAGTGTTTATGCACGagtatagattatatatagtatattcaATGCAAATAACTTCAATTTAGGTTTTAGAAGGACCATTCTCTCCAAAAAAAAGTATCAGGTTGATCTGAGGATGCTATCCGTATTGGCAATGTACTTGATTCcattatggaaaaaaaattctgtctCGGTAATGTTCTACTCCGTAATTTCAGAATGATGTTGTACTGGTGCATCCGTGCATGGAAGTGAGTTTGAAATGGAAAATATTGcgtatttattcttttaactCTGCCGTGTTTAGAAGATTTGTATTGCATTATGAATCTGGTCTGCCTTGCAATAGTCGATTAGAAAATCACCAATTTGACATGTCTTCTTTGaacaaaaaatctaaaaaaagttTGATAGACATTCCCATTAACTTGCACTTACAGTTACTAGCTAAATGCCTGTTCTTTGTTGCAGATAAAGCATAATAttgctaaaataaataaaagcattTTTTGACATAGGCACATTTTTGCTATAggaaaaaatcacattaattttagatgggctatatttttagatttagttGTTATATAACAAGTTCAAGAGGTAAAATGTAAAATCTATAATAGGAGTAGACGTGGTTGAAAGGTTCATCGCCACACTACCATTGAATTATATAGAATTCTGAGCTTTTATGTGGTCATGTATTTCTTTAACAATTGAGTTTTTAGCAGCATGGGAGGTACAAAAGTACATTGAAATAGGATGAATTCATCTCAAAAACCAGAAagaagggaagagagagagagagattgcacTGAACCGTAGCTCTTGACTACTCCATCCTGACCGTCCGATCTAAATCCGACGATCGAAACTGCCCCTCTTCGCCGTTTAGGCCTTGCTACCACGCTAGGCCCAAAACCCTCGCGATCTCCTCCCTCCGCTCCAAAATgtggcgccgccacctcctccgccgcctcctgccgtctccggccaccgccgccgccgccgcaactaCCTCCCCCTTGCCCGTGATCCGCCGCCTATCCACCGCCGCGGGCCCCAGCCCGACGGCGTCGCTCGCATCCTCCCTCGCGGGGGCGCTCGCCACGCTCTCCTCCACCCCGCCCCCGGCCACATCCCCGGACGCCTACTTCACCCTCCACTTCTCCGACGTCCGCCCCACCAACGCGCTGCTCGCCGAGACGCTCGCCCTCTCCCCGCCGGCCACGTCGCGGGCCGCCGCGGACCTCTTCCGGTtcctcgtcctccgccgctcGCTCCACCCCTCCGACTCGGCACTCGCGCTCGTCGTCCGCCACCTCGCCCGCCGCCACGACTTCCCCGCGGTGCGGTCGCTCGTGCAGGAGTTCCCCTCCGCGCTCGGGCCCGCCACGCTCGACGCCtacctcctccgcctcgccaGCGCCGGCCGCCCCACGGATGCGCtcaaggtgttcgacgaatTACCCCAGCAGCTTCGCACGCGCGAGGCGCTCACTTCTCTCGTCTCCGCCCTCTCGGCCGAGGGCTGGCCCTCGCATGCGGAGCGTGCTGTCAAGAAGGTCGCTAATGAGATCTTCCCTGATGACAATATCTGCACTTTCTTGGTATCCGGCTATGCCAATGCTGGGAAGCTTGACCATGCTCTAAGGTTGATTGGTGAGACTCGCCGTGGTGGGTTTCAGCCAGGACTGGATGCCTACAATGCGGTTCTTGATTGTATCTGCCGGCTCTGTCGCAAGAAGGACCCATTGAGGATGCCTGCGGAGGCAGAGAAGTTCTTAGTTGACATGGAGGCCAATGGCATTCCCCGCAATGCAGGTACCTTCCGGGTGCTGATCACCAATCTTTGCAAGATTCGCAAGACTGAGGATGCAATGAATCTGTTCCGGCGAATGGGTGAGTGGGGATGCTCACCAGATGCCGACACCTACTTGGTGCTTGTGAAAAGCTTGTACCAGGCTGCCCGGATTTCTGAAGGTGATGAGATGATGACATGGATGCGGTCTGCAGGGTTTGGTGATAAGCTCGATAGAAAGGCATATTATGGGTTTATCAAGATTTTATGTGGGATTGAAAGGGTTGAGCATGCTGTCAAGGTGTTCAGGATGATGAAAGGATATGGGCATGCACCTGGGACAAAGTCATATAGCTTGCTGATCGAGAAGTTGGCTAGGCATAACTTAGGAGATCGTGCAAATGCACTGTTCAGGGAAGCAGTGGCACGGGGTGTGACTGTGACCCCGGGTGTCTATAAGATTGATAAGAAATATGTGAAGGtaaagaaggagaagaagttGAAGAAGAGGCCGACTTTACCAGAGAAGATGAGATTGAAGAGCAAGAGGTTGTACAAGCTTAGAATGAGCTTTGTTAAGAAGCCTAGGCGTCGAATGCTCCGGGGTTGAGCAGGCCTTGGGTAATTTTCAtactctttcctttttctttccggtTCAAACAATACTTTATTTGATTCAGTATTTGCTCTGGGATGGTCCTGTGGTTTTGCTGGAGATTAGTCCGTCATTTTGTTTTAATGTCTTAACAGACAGAAGTATTCTGAAAACTGACTTGTTTCAAGGGAGCTGATGCACAGAGATAGGACTTTGCTTAGAGCTGAGTTCTCCATTCCATCCCACTTAAGATGTGTTAAACATTAAATGTCCTCACAAATGTATAGAAAATGAGGTGGAGTGTAGTAAGGAACATTACATTGCTGAATAGGCTGTTAGGCTTTAAGTTGATAAATTGCACTTTCATCTAGGTGTATAAGAAGTTTTGGAACGAGGAGTTTTGGTAAGGACTAACTAACAAGGCAGGTTATTACAGCTGAGTAGTATTGCTCATTTCAAACCAAAATTAGTAATGCCATTAATCAGTACTTCAGTATATTAACCATGGATTCTCACAGCTGATAAATGATTTGGAATCACACTGATAGATATTGGGAAATCAtggtttttcttcttttgtgcTATTTTGTTGTCTGAGTGTCATGGTTGGCATCACGTATAGCAGGAGGAGGCACAGGAGGAGTCCAGATCAGACTCCTTGAGGGCGCATGAGGGAGTCCAGGTCGGACTCCTTGTGGAGTCCAACTCGAATTAGCAGAGTTTGTTAGGATTAGATTACAAGTTAGTTTAGTTAAATTTCCATTAATATCCAGAGTTTGTTAGCGATACGTAGAGATGTAAGCCTATTTAAAGGGGCACAGATTAGACAATAAAGCAGTGACGAATTTATCTCTATTTCTCTCATCTTGTTCTCTGTTCTCTCATCTTCTTCACGTCGTCAGCCACGGGACGGCAGCCAACCGGGCTGCCAAGGCCGAGGCCCCCGATCTCCCATCGTTACCCTATTCGTTCTTACGCCGGAGCTCGTGACaacttggtatcagagctCATGGCAGATAACACAGCAAATATTCAATCGCTCCTGGAGCCGACCGATCCACTCGCCAAGCTGCAGGAGACCATGGCGGATGTCCTCAATGGCATCTCGCGATTGGCATCCAAATCAGACTTGGCAGACCTCAGCCGCTCTGTTGCGGTGGCTACCTCACGCATTACATCGCTCGAACAGCTGGCCTCATCGTCATCAGGAACGTCGGGCGCAGCTCCACGCCTCGGCGGAAGCGGAATTCTGGGATCCCAGCCAATAGCTGCGCTTCGGCAGCAGGGTGCTGGACAATAGCATGACTCCACAGGTCCGAtaacaggaggaggaggcatcCCCCGTTTCTACAAACTCGAATTTCCTAAATTCGATGGCAAGGAGGACCCCCTCAATTGGCTCAATCACTGTGAACAGTTCTTCAGAGGGCAGAAAACTGATGCTGGCGATCGCGTATGGCTGGCAACTTACCATCTCACGGGCGAAGCTCATGATTGGTATTTTCACTATGAGAAACATCAGGGGCCCCTGATTGGGACGCTTTAAGGAATTATGCCACATTCAGTTTGTTCCACCCATCCGAAGTAATCCCCTCGGTGAAATTAAACGACTCACACAGACGTCAACGGTGGTGGCCTATCAAGCTAAATTCCTCACATTGACCAGCCGCACCACAGAACTTTTATCCGAGAACCAGCTTGTACAGCTCTTCACGGCCGGCTTACGTGAGGACTTAGCGATCGACGTCGAGCTCAACAAACCAGAGGATTTACAAGAAACCATGAGCCTTGCTCGCACCTACGAGCGCAAAGCAGCTCGAACTAGCGGCACAACCAAGGCGGCGGGCCGCGCGTATTTCTGGGGCGGCACAACCAACATGTCTACACCAGCTACAGCAACTCCGACACCGGATCCGCCCAGCGACAATGGTCAGCGTCAATTTCGTCGCTTGTCACCTGCGGAATTGGCAGAACGTCGTCGCCAAGGATTATGCTACAATTGCGACGAGAAGTTCGTACGGGGCCACAAGTGCGCGCGCCTATTTTACATCGAATATGATGACTCGGTATCTGACGATGACGCGGTCGGCGACACCACCAACGACGACGACCCATGTGTGTCCCTTCACGCACTCTTAGGCGTTGGTGGCGGTAGTACCATGCACTTGTCGGTTACCATTAATGGCATCCGCGTCGTCGCGCTGGTTGATTCCGGCTCCACCCACAACTTCATCCACTCTGAGCTAGCGCACCGTTTGAACCTTCCCATAGAACCAGTGCGCGAGGTGGTCGCAAATGGCGACCGCATAGCCAGCCTAGGGAGTTGCCGCAATCTGCCTTTATCGATTGATGGTGAAAGCTTTCGTATCAACTGCTTCGCACTCGACCTGTGCGCCGTGGATCTCATCCTTGGCACGGAGTGGCTGCAGTCGCTGGGACCGGTGCTCTGGGATTTCCAGAACATGCACATGGTGATCTGGCGCGACACGCCCGAGGTGACGTTCTATGGCCTCGCCAACAGTGGGGCACCCCGATGCGCTGCGATCGACACCAACGACTTCATGACACACCTCTTGGCGGAATTTGATGGTCTTTTCACCGAGCCTAGCGGCCTGCCCCCGGCTCGATCAATTGACCACCGCATACACCTCAAGCTGGACATTGCACCCATCGCTGTTCGACCATATCGATACCCACAGCTACAGAAGGACGAGCTGGAACGACAGTGCGCCGCAATGATTCATCAAGGCATTATTCGGCCAAGTACTTCACCTTTTTCGTCATCGGTACTCCTGGTGCGCAAACAGGACGGGTCATGGCGCTTCTGCGTCGATTGCCGGGCACTCAACACAACCACAGCCAAGGATAAATTTCCGATCCCCATCGTCGACGAACTCCTCGATGAACTCCGTGGTGCACGCTTCTTCTCCAAGTTGGACCTGCGATCCGGCTACCATCAAGTTCGGATGCACAAAGATGACATATACAAGACTGCATTCCGCACACACCAAGGGCACTTCGAGTTCCTCGTCATGCCGTTTGGTCTCACCAATGCCCCGGCAACGTTCCAAGCACTCATGAACACCATCCTCACGCCATTTCTTCGTCGTTTCGTGCTTGTTTTTTTCGATGACATCCTGATTTACAGTTGCACATGGTCTGAGCACCTACAGCATGTCCGCGCCGTCTTGAGCACGATCCGAACCAACAATCTCGTCCTCAAGCGTTCCAAGTGCCACTTCGGCGAACGCCAAGTGCACTACTTGGGACATGTGGTCTCCGCCAACGGCATTGCGATGGACGAACAGAAGGTACACACAGTGTGGGATTGGCCGACAACCCGCTCGGTTCGCCAAGTACGCGGCTTCCTCGGGCTGGCCGGCTACTACCGCAAGTTCATCCGCAACTATGGTGCCATCGCTGCTCCGCTCACGGCGTTGCTCAAACACGAAGCTTTTCGGTGGATGCTCGAGGCTGATGCGGCGTTTGCCGCCCTCAAGACAGCACTATCCTCGGCACTGGTGCTCCAGCTGCCAGACTTCACCAAGCCCTTCACGGTGGAATGCGACGCATCTGGGTCTGGTATCGGCACTGTTCTACACCAAGGCGCTGGCCCCCTAGCATTCTTCAGCCGACCGCTCGCTCCACGCCATGCCGGCCTCGCGGCCTACGAGCGTGAACTCATCGGCTTGGTCTAGGTGATTCGGCACTGGCGCGCATACCTGTGGGGCAGACCGTTCCTCTTGCGCACGGACCACTATAGCTTGAAATTCTTGCTGGACCAACGCTTGTCCACCATCCCACAACATCGATGGGTAAGCAAGCTCATGGGGTTCGACTTCACCGTCGAGTTTCAACCAGGCCGCACCAATGTGGTGGCCGATGCACTCTCGCGTCGCGAGGACGACGCGCCAACCGCCTTACTCGCCATCACGGGACCCGTCTTCAAGGTGTTCGATGACCTACGCGCCGAAATCGCGGCAACACCGGAGCTGTCGTCTCTTCGTGACAAGGTGGTGGCCAGCGAGCACGGCCCATCATGGTCCTTCAAGGACGGTCTCATCATCAAGAAGGACAGGGTGTTCGTGTCAGCAACCTCGCCCACGTTACCGGTACTACTCGACGTTGCCCACACTGGACACGAAGGGGTGGAGCGTACTCTACATCGACTTCGTGCCGACTTTGCTGTTCCCGGAGCAAAACAAGTGGTGCAGGAATTTGTCCGCACATGCCCTGTATGTCAGTGCAACAAGACGGAACATTTGCACCCAGCTGGCCTGCTCCAACCCCTTCCTGTGCCGGTCCGCGTGTGGGAAGATATCTCCATGGACTTCATCGAAGGCCTGCCCTGCGTCCATGGCAAGTCTGTCATCCTCACTGTCATTGACAGGCTGTCCAAGTACGCCCATTTCATTCCCTTGGGGCACCCATACACAGCAACGTCGGTAGCTCAGGCGTTCTTCAATGACATCATGCGCCTCCACGGTATCCCTTGCTCTATTGTCAGTGACCGTGACACAGTGTTCACCAGCGCCTTTTGGACCGAGCTGTTTCGATTATTCGGCGTGAAGCTCAATCTAAGTTCGGCTTTCCACCCCCAAAGTGATGGACAGTCGGAAGCCGCCAACAGAGTGACAGTGGCTGCGGTGGCTCCCTTGGGCCGAATATTGCTTCAACATGGCTTTCCAGAGCTCCCTCAAGTCGACGCCGTTCGAAGTGGTTTATGGTCGTGCACCCCCTGCACTCCGTGCCTTTGACCGGGGATCTATGCGTGTTCCCGCTGTGGAGCAAGCTCTGCGCGACAGGGATGCATTCCTCATTGAGATCAGGGAACGACTACTCCAGGCTCAAGACTATGCCAAACTGTATTATGACGACAACCACCGCGATGTGGCATTTGGCATCGACGACTGGGTGTGGGTGCGTCTACTTCATCGGCAAGCTGCGTCGCTCCCAGGCTTCAGCCGGGGTAAACTGTCACCAAGGTTCTACGGCCCCTACAAGATCACGGCACGCATCGGAGACGTGGCCTACCGTCTGCAGCTCCCGGCGTCGGCTCGCATTCACGACGTCTTCCATGTCGGGGTTCTTAAACCATACCATGGTTCGCCGCCAAAACAGGTACCTGCTCTGCCGCCATTGGAACATGGTCGCGTTTTGCCGATACCGGTAAAAGCCATTCACGGTCGACTAGCGCGTGGGATTCACGAAGTTCTTATTCAGTGGGACGGCAAACCACCAGCGGATGCCACGTGGGAGTCAGAGGAAGACATTCGACGCTGCTTTCCCCAGCTCCAGCTCGAGGACAAGCTATTTCGGAAGGACGGGAGAGATGTCATGGTTGGCATCACGTATAGCAGGAGGAGGCACAGGAGGAGTCCAGATCAGACTCCTTGAGGGCGCATGAGGGAGTCCAGGTCGGACTCCTTGTGGAGTCCAACTCGAATTAGCAGAGTTTGTTAGGATTAGATTACAAGTTAGTTTAGTTAAATTTCCATTAATATCCAGAGTTTGTTAGCGATACGTAAAGATGTAAGCCTATTTAAAGGGGCACAGATTAGACAATAAAGCAGCGACGAATTTATCTCTATTTCTCTCATCTTGTTCTCTGTTCTCTCATCTTCTTCACGTCGTCAGCCACGGGACGGCAGCCAACCGGGCTGCCAAGGCCGAGGCCCCCGATCTCCCATCGTTACCCTATTCGTTCTTACGCCGGAGCTCGTGACACTGAGGGGTTTTGATGCTATCCTTGCAGTggaaactataaaaattaaagcaCATGGAATCACTAATGGCCTGATTTGCAACCACCGACTACTTGTCTACTTACAATACTACATTTCTAACAAAAGAGTATATGCTTCAAAAGATTAATAGAGTATAGAAGCACTAGCCGTTATTTCTTCGGTGCATTGAAACAGTGGTTACAAGCATATATTACTAAGTATCGAGGAAAAGTTACTAGCTATTGCACACATGTAGTGGAAAAAACACTAGCATTATGTTCTGTGTTGTGTTGTATCATGAGATTACCCTTTCAAACTTTGCTTCCCACAGTCCAAACTAGTGCTTCTTGTTCTTAAACTTGTTCTGTCATTATTATTCCTTAATTAACAGTGACTACACTTTGTGGGAATTTAACTTCAAACACCATTCTCATTGTTAAGTTGCAAATGCTCAAAGCTTATGTAGTATGACTATGCTCGATGGAGGCAGTAGTACCATGGACCAAATTGCtgctacaaaatttatgtgtcTTAATCTATTGACCCTTCCTTGCCCTTTTGTTACCTAATCAGGTTGTTAGTCAGTGTAGGAGCAATGCTATAATCATGTGGTCAAAATTGACGTGTCCTGCACTACTGCTATCTGCCTTCCGTGTTTATGCTGCAAGATAGTGAATAAACATTCGTACCTGAAACCTTATTTTGGCTTTTTATGCAATAGTTCTGCACACAAGTGCAGCATGGATGACTGGATGTACAGTTGCTCCTACGGGACCATCTAGGTGTTTTCTGAATTTGTTATGTTATCACTCTCTTCTTGTATGCAATTTTGCATGCTTGCTACCTTGTCATCTGCATATTTCCACTCCAAATTTATTTCATTactcaaacaaaacaataaagcTTGGTGTAGTTAAATTAGATTAGTTCTTACCGTGGTGCACAGTTTTCTGATATATTACTAATGACTGTTCTAATTACCTAACTGTTCAGTTGGAGCGGATGATCATGGAAAGGGAGAACCAGAAAGAGGCCATTTATGATTTTGAAGAGCAGAAATTTGGCGTCCTTCATTTTTGCCGCCATTATGAGTGGCTAACCGAAAACAACATTTTTCTGATCGGAAGGCCTCGTGTGGTTTCTATCTCTTCAATTGCTGACACTTTGTTATGTTCTGCACAACGCCTTGTGTTTCATTAACACAAATAATGAATGTATCATTTCACTTAAATTTATGTTCACCACATTGTTGAGAGGAAACCTCTAGGGTACGATGAGGCAAACTTGTTGCAGATCCGTTGTTGATATCGTTTGAGCAATGTTTTATACATCATCCTGCCGAAACTACCAACTCGATCCTTTCACCTGTGTGAGAATGTGCTCACAGAAGAGCTTGAATGCATGAGCTCTGATCAACAATTCCAACTCCACTCAGCTGGAAAATGGCATATTGCTGTGGGACCTTCTACTTATCTGCTGccgattgattgattgatgctGAGTCACGTCAGAATTTAGGTCTCGGCGATTGGGTTCTGCCCGGATGAGCTGAAACAGTTGAGGAGATCACCGGTGCACATTTGGCTTCCTTTTCTCAGATTTCCATCAGGCAGGCAAATGCCATTCATCCATCTCTGCTTGCTTTTGTTCCAGGAGCTGGGGCACTTGTTTTGCGTGCACTGGTTCTTCTTTTTCTGCTGGAGAAAAAGCTGTAATCTCACAGGCCAATCTTGGATCAAGTGATACCATCCACATCATGATACAAGGGACTATCACTTTGCTTGGAGATAGCAAAAACAATGGGCTTCTGGGACCCTTGCTGTTGCTCCCTTTGTCCTCATTGGCATAGTTTGATGCACCAACAAGTGCTTTGATGAGAGGCAACTGGAAAAGAAGAAGGCAAAATACAGGCAAATCAAAAAGGGGTTTTGATCTGAATTGTTAGCTTCTaagtaaacaaataaattctgCTGGGTAATCTGAGGTAAGAATTCATTGTTGTCTGCTTTACGTGGTTCAAGCATCAACTTTAAGACCATTTTTGCagcctataaatttttttatccaagTCTTAGGGAAATTGAACTATTCCCTCTCAAAAACGGGGGATTTCCTGCTGAATGTATGATGGCCTTTCGGAGGCTGGGCTTTAGCATTTCCAACCAAATTACAGCAGTAATTAATCCATGTAAATTTCTTTTCACCCTTGTGGTATACTAGTTCAACTGCATTACTGCAAAGAAAGATGATAAAGTGGGGAACCCTATTTACTTATGCGCAAGTCTTGGGGAAGGCATGATGAGTTCTTGGTTTGTCCTAATTTATGGATTGACAGCTCACCAACCTTGGACCCTGCCCATTGTTTCCCCAGGGCACTTTCTCTATCCCAATATGAGCATATTTTTTCTGCACAGTAGGACAAACAGTATGTTGATAGGGATTGATTTGGCCCTTAAATAATTGAGGAAACAAAAGCTCACATCCCTAAAAAGCAGTCTCTCTCATCAAAAAAGGATTTTTATATGCACCCAGCAAATGTTTGGTTGTTGAGCTTCCAAAACTGGGGGCCTCTTGGCACTTGAATGCTGCTGGGACATGCTAGAAAATTGCCATCTTACCATGGTGCTTACCAATAAGCCAACCAAATGGTTCTCAAGAAGCTCTGCATTTACCCCAATCAAATCAgctggagaggaggaggatgtgATTCAGTTGCCTATATTTTGATGCAGCAATCATTCCATCTCTGAACTTAAGCCGCGGAGGCACGTAAGCTTGAGAATGACATGTCTGTCCATGTCATCATCTCAAAGCTTGTATGGCTGCAAATGTAAAAGAATCCATGAAAATTTAAGCAAGTTATCCAGTGGCTTAATGAAATGATTTATCAAAGTATACCAAATCCAACTTGTAAACGTACGTGTCTGTATCCAGGTAAGAAGGGTGAAATGGATTATCTCTGTGTCTAGAAGAATTAGTATGATATATTTGAGTTGAGAAGTGCTGAGTATGTCTGCTTCAAGGTAAGAACAGCTTAACTGTgatcaaaattttgagaaaatgtTTCAGCATTTATGGATTGTTTGACATGGTAAGCTTCctagatgaaaaatataagaatcaCATAATATTAAATTGTGACGAAACGTGGAAGAAAAGAACTCTGCAAACATACAAGACTGCAGGCAATTGGCATGCTTCATATACCACTATCatctgaaattaaaaaaaaatgtttgtttgCATGAACAAGTAGTAGATCTAGTCAGATAGTAGGACCAACATTTATAATAATAGGTAATTTGAAGCAGGAGTGAAACTTACCAAAGCAAGCAAAAGAAGTTGTAATTCTATTCGGGGGCACATTCCTACAGTTTTGTCTagttccttttaaaaaaaaactatgcaaatttggatgaaaatttggTGCAAGTGAACCAAACTTTTCCGTGAATTGACTACTGATCACACTGGAAATGACAGGATAATAGCTTGTTTCAGGAACCTTGGAAACATGAATTTTGTTTGACCAAATGTTAAAGTCTCAGGCAACCTTCATGAGAAGACATTATTTTGTGGTATGCAAATGTGGCAcaatcaattttgttttgattctCAGATAGGACTAACGaactaaaattttcatctttgTCCCTCACAgattagatttgattttggaACATTTCTATAATACTATTAGAATAGATTGGAATCTGGTTTGGGAATCGTACACGAATAAGCAATGAAGTGCATCAGAAACGTTTTCTTGATAACTTTTCATGTTgctctggaaaaaaaattcatgctcATTTAATGGCCTAACTGAAAaggtctcatgatttctctgTATTTGTGTTTTTCAATTGATATGTTGCCAAAATGAAAATTGTCTGTAGTCCAACAGATGCATCTCTATCCTCATGTAGCTCATGCCTCATAATTCATCTTGTTTGCTAGTAAAATAAGTAGGATTTGTATTccatattattttcaaaagaatCTGAAGCAGGATAAGAATGGTATGCATGGAATTGTACTTTTGTGATCAGGAACACTGAGCAACATAACACAGGCTACACCAATTGTGGATGGGAAAAAAGGTGAGGAGAAAAACAAATGGATTTTAGGGTgtcaacagcatggaccatgGACCCTCCATGCTTAATACAATTGCTTGTCATGCATCCCCTCTGTCGTTTGCAAATGCAGACAGGAGCTCCATCGTTTTCTGAAAAAAGATGAGGAGGACCGCAAGCGCCCTTGCAACTTGTACCAGCAACAACACGGCAGCTGACAAAATTCTTCAACCTCTTTCGGATGCCATAGCAAAATCTTAAGCCccatttttgcttatgcttataataataagctaaaatttaaatttttatcttaatttgaagttgatttagtgtttttcatcgaagtttatgcACCaaccttaacttttagatcgctaag includes:
- the LOC102722975 gene encoding pentatricopeptide repeat-containing protein PNM1, mitochondrial, whose product is MWRRHLLRRLLPSPATAAAAATTSPLPVIRRLSTAAGPSPTASLASSLAGALATLSSTPPPATSPDAYFTLHFSDVRPTNALLAETLALSPPATSRAAADLFRFLVLRRSLHPSDSALALVVRHLARRHDFPAVRSLVQEFPSALGPATLDAYLLRLASAGRPTDALKVFDELPQQLRTREALTSLVSALSAEGWPSHAERAVKKVANEIFPDDNICTFLVSGYANAGKLDHALRLIGETRRGGFQPGLDAYNAVLDCICRLCRKKDPLRMPAEAEKFLVDMEANGIPRNAGTFRVLITNLCKIRKTEDAMNLFRRMGEWGCSPDADTYLVLVKSLYQAARISEGDEMMTWMRSAGFGDKLDRKAYYGFIKILCGIERVEHAVKVFRMMKGYGHAPGTKSYSLLIEKLARHNLGDRANALFREAVARGVTVTPGVYKIDKKYVKVKKEKKLKKRPTLPEKMRLKSKRLYKLRMSFVKKPRRRMLRG